A genomic window from Amia ocellicauda isolate fAmiCal2 chromosome 15, fAmiCal2.hap1, whole genome shotgun sequence includes:
- the parp11 gene encoding protein mono-ADP-ribosyltransferase PARP11, which produces MFVTRAAEEDVSDVEEMDTSETQWHWFYLADCGVWHMFEVGSNTPCTVTSDDIEKNYSRNQQGVMEFSTAKYTYRLDFSVMKQTNTSTGKQRPIKRALFSVTGFRFICDNLALPVPSHWEMINTDDPYQLIPLHGNTYEYKEVLRLFERTLLARIKAIKRIQNLDLWEFFCRKKAQLRKIKRVPDIEERMLFHGTSHDIVQAICTHNFDWRLNGSHGNVYGKGTYFARDAKYSSKFCHNGVNHHMTLQTHGVAPLIFQSEPSFKSMFLARVLVGDFTLGNSTYCRPPSKDRSLMNFYDSCVDDIANPKIFVIFDCNQIYPEYLIEFF; this is translated from the exons GGTTTTACCTGGCAGACTGCGGAGTCTGGCACATGTTTgag GTTGGGAGTAACACACCATGCACTGTGACTAGTGACGATATTGAAAAGAACTACAGCAGGAATCAGCAAGGCGTTATGGAGTTCTCTACAGCCAAATACACATACCGCTTAGATTTTTCTG TGATGAAACAGACCAATACCAGCACGGGGAAGCAGAGGCCAATCAAGCGCGCTCTTTTTTCAGTGACTGGTTTCAG GTTCATCTGTGATAACCTTGCCTTGCCAGTTCCTTCACATTGGGAAATGATTAACACTGATGATCCCTACCAG CTCATCCCTTTGCATGGAAATACCTATGAATACAAAGAGGTCCTCCGACTCTTTGAAAGGACCTTGCTTGCACGCATTAAGGCAATTAAGAGAATTCAGAACTTAGACCTATGGGAATTCTTCTgcag GAAAAAAGCCCAGCTAAGAAAGATAAAACGAGTTCCAGATATCGAAGAAAGGATGCTTTTTCATGGCACCAGCCACGATATTGTGCAGGCGATATGTACCCACAACTTTGACTGGAGATTAAACGGTAGCCATGGCAATGTCTATGGAAAAG gAACTTACTTTGCAAGAGATGCCAAGTACTCCAGCAAGTTCTGCCACAACGGTGTAAATCATCACATGACTTTACAAACCCACGGAGTGGCGCCACTCATCTTTCAGAGCGAACCTTCATTCAAATCAATGTTCCTCGCTCGAGTGCTTGTTGGGGATTTCACTCTGGGAAATTCAACTTACTGCAGGCCGCCTTCCAAGGACAGAAGTCTCATGAACTTCTATGACAGCTGTGTGgatgatattgcaaatccaAAGATTTTTGTGATCTTTGATTGCAATCAAATCTATCCAGAGTACTTAATtgagtttttttaa